In a genomic window of Mucilaginibacter sp. KACC 22063:
- the rplL gene encoding 50S ribosomal protein L7/L12 has product MADLKAFAEQLVNLTVKEVNELAQILKDEYGIEPAAAAVAVAAPAAGGGDAAPAAAEQTAFDVILKEAGGQKLAVVKLVKDLTGLGLKEAKDLVDGAPKELKAGVSKEEAESLKKQLEEAGAVVEVK; this is encoded by the coding sequence ATGGCAGATTTAAAAGCGTTTGCTGAACAGTTAGTAAACTTAACAGTAAAAGAAGTTAACGAGTTAGCTCAAATCTTAAAAGACGAGTATGGTATTGAGCCTGCTGCTGCAGCTGTTGCAGTTGCTGCTCCTGCTGCTGGTGGTGGCGATGCTGCTCCTGCTGCTGCAGAGCAAACTGCTTTCGATGTAATATTGAAAGAAGCTGGCGGTCAGAAATTAGCTGTTGTTAAGTTAGTAAAAGACTTAACTGGCCTTGGCTTGAAAGAAGCTAAAGACTTAGTTGACGGCGCACCAAAAGAATTAAAAGCTGGTGTTTCTAAAGAAGAGGCTGAATCTCTTAAAAAACAATTAGAAGAAGCAGGCGCAGTTGTTGAGGTTAAGTAA
- the rplJ gene encoding 50S ribosomal protein L10, with product MNKEEKYELVEALSEQIKEYGNFYITDTADLTVAKVNDIRRKCFDGDIVMKVAKNSLIKKALEASEGDFSPIFDTLKGSSTILFSKSAKAPAKLIKELRKKGDKPVLKAAYVYSAAFVGDNQLDALMTLKSKEELVGEIIGLLQSPAKNVLSALQSGGTTIAGLVKTLQEREG from the coding sequence ATGAATAAAGAAGAAAAATACGAACTGGTTGAAGCTCTAAGCGAGCAGATCAAAGAGTATGGTAATTTCTATATTACTGATACTGCAGACCTAACCGTTGCTAAGGTTAACGACATCCGCCGTAAATGTTTCGATGGCGACATCGTGATGAAAGTTGCTAAAAACAGCTTAATCAAGAAAGCCTTAGAAGCATCAGAAGGCGATTTCAGTCCAATCTTCGATACATTGAAAGGTTCATCAACCATCTTATTCTCAAAATCAGCAAAAGCTCCGGCTAAGCTGATCAAAGAACTAAGAAAAAAGGGTGATAAACCGGTATTGAAAGCAGCATATGTATATTCAGCAGCCTTTGTTGGCGATAACCAGCTGGATGCATTAATGACGCTGAAATCAAAAGAAGAATTGGTTGGCGAGATCATTGGATTATTGCAATCACCTGCTAAAAATGTACTTTCTGCTTTACAATCAGGCGGAACTACAATTGCAGGCCTTGTTAAAACATTACAAGAAAGAGAAGGTTAA
- the rplA gene encoding 50S ribosomal protein L1: protein MARLTKNQKAVLSKIEANKAYSLQEAATLVKDITTTKFDASVDIDVRLGVDPRKANQMVRGIATLPHGTGKTVRVLVLCTPDKEQEAKDAGADYVGLDDYIAKIEGGWTDVDIIITMPSVMAKVGRLGRILGPRNLMPNPKSGTVTTEVGKAVKEVKAGKIDFKVDKTGIIHASIGKVSFPAEQIYENALEVLQTISKLKPSAAKGTYFKSIHVSSTMSRGIEVETKTVAGI, encoded by the coding sequence GTGGCAAGATTAACAAAAAATCAAAAAGCAGTACTCTCTAAAATTGAGGCTAACAAAGCGTACTCTTTACAAGAGGCAGCAACTTTGGTAAAAGATATTACTACTACCAAATTTGACGCTTCAGTTGATATCGATGTTCGTTTAGGTGTTGATCCGCGTAAGGCCAATCAAATGGTTCGCGGTATTGCTACCTTACCTCACGGAACCGGTAAAACTGTGCGTGTGCTTGTACTTTGTACTCCTGACAAAGAGCAGGAAGCAAAAGACGCCGGCGCAGATTACGTAGGTTTAGATGATTACATTGCTAAAATAGAAGGCGGTTGGACTGATGTTGACATCATTATTACCATGCCAAGTGTTATGGCTAAAGTTGGACGTTTAGGTCGTATCCTGGGTCCTCGTAACTTAATGCCTAACCCTAAATCTGGTACAGTAACTACCGAAGTTGGTAAAGCTGTTAAAGAGGTTAAAGCTGGTAAAATTGACTTTAAAGTTGACAAAACAGGTATCATCCATGCCTCAATAGGTAAAGTATCTTTCCCTGCTGAGCAGATCTATGAAAATGCTTTGGAAGTATTACAAACCATTTCAAAGTTAAAACCTTCAGCAGCAAAAGGAACATATTTCAAGAGCATTCACGTCTCTTCAACTATGTCTCGCGGAATCGAAGTTGAAACTAAAACAGTAGCGGGGATCTAA
- the rplK gene encoding 50S ribosomal protein L11 — protein sequence MAKEVGALVKLQVKGGAANPSPPIGPALGAKGVNIMEFCKQFNARTQDKPGKVLPVVITVYVDKSFDFIIKTPPVAVQLMEVSGLKGGSAEPNRKKVANVTWDQVETIAKDKMPDLNAFTVESAMKMVAGTARSMGITVSGTAPWNK from the coding sequence ATGGCAAAAGAAGTCGGTGCGTTAGTAAAACTACAAGTTAAAGGCGGCGCTGCTAATCCATCTCCCCCAATTGGACCTGCATTAGGTGCAAAAGGTGTGAACATTATGGAGTTTTGTAAGCAGTTCAATGCCCGTACCCAGGATAAACCTGGCAAGGTGTTACCGGTAGTTATTACTGTTTACGTAGACAAGTCTTTTGATTTTATCATTAAAACCCCTCCTGTAGCTGTTCAGTTAATGGAAGTTTCAGGCTTAAAAGGTGGTTCGGCAGAGCCAAACCGTAAAAAGGTAGCTAACGTTACCTGGGATCAGGTTGAAACTATTGCCAAAGATAAAATGCCAGACTTGAATGCGTTCACAGTAGAATCAGCCATGAAAATGGTTGCTGGTACTGCCCGCAGCATGGGTATCACTGTATCTGGTACAGCCCCTTGGAACAAATAA
- the nusG gene encoding transcription termination/antitermination protein NusG, protein MSENLKWYVVRAISGKEKKVKQYIDAEINRLGISHLVPQVLIPTEKYYQMRDGKKIAKERNFFPGYVLMEAALDGELEHIIKNINSVIGFLGDKAGNAIPLRQAEVNRILGKVDEMTTQGETMNVPYYVGENVKVMDGPFNGFSGVIEEVNEEKKKLKVMVKIFGRRTPLELNYMQVEKE, encoded by the coding sequence ATGAGTGAAAATTTAAAATGGTATGTGGTTAGGGCTATTAGCGGGAAAGAAAAAAAAGTAAAGCAATATATTGATGCCGAAATTAACCGTTTGGGCATTTCGCATTTAGTACCGCAGGTTTTAATCCCTACCGAGAAATATTATCAGATGCGTGATGGTAAGAAGATCGCTAAAGAGCGTAACTTCTTTCCGGGTTATGTGCTGATGGAAGCAGCCTTAGATGGCGAGCTTGAGCACATCATCAAAAATATAAATAGTGTTATTGGTTTCCTTGGCGACAAGGCTGGTAATGCTATCCCGCTTCGTCAGGCTGAAGTTAACCGTATCTTAGGTAAGGTTGATGAGATGACTACCCAGGGCGAAACAATGAATGTTCCTTATTACGTTGGCGAGAACGTTAAAGTAATGGATGGTCCTTTCAACGGTTTCAGTGGTGTTATCGAAGAAGTAAACGAAGAGAAAAAGAAACTGAAAGTAATGGTAAAGATATTCGGGCGCCGTACGCCGCTTGAGTTGAATTACATGCAAGTAGAGAAAGAATGA
- the secE gene encoding preprotein translocase subunit SecE: protein MANVAEYIKESYIELTQKVTWPTLRELQNSAILVLVAAIIIALVIFGMDQIIGYLVKQFYSSLT, encoded by the coding sequence ATGGCTAACGTAGCTGAATATATTAAAGAGTCTTATATCGAGTTAACCCAAAAGGTTACCTGGCCAACCCTGCGTGAATTGCAGAACAGCGCAATTTTAGTGTTGGTTGCCGCTATTATCATAGCCCTTGTAATTTTTGGAATGGACCAGATCATTGGTTATTTGGTTAAGCAATTTTATAGTTCACTTACTTAA
- the tuf gene encoding elongation factor Tu — MAKEKFDRSKPHLNIGTIGHVDHGKTTLTAAITKVLADKGLSEARSFDSIDSAPEEKERGITINTAHVEYSTANRHYAHVDCPGHADYVKNMVTGAAQMDGAILVVASTDGPMPQTREHILLARQVGVPALVVFMNKVDMVDDPELLELVEMEIRELLSFYDFPGDDIPVIQGSALGGLNAEPKWVDKIMELMDAVDNYIPIPPRLTDLPFLMPVEDVFSITGRGTVATGRIERGVINSGDPVDILGMGAENLKSTVTGVEMFRKILDRGEAGDNVGLLLRGIEKTDIRRGMVICKPGSVTPHTDFKAEVYVLSKAEGGRHTPFFNKYRPQFYFRTTDVTGEISLAEGVEMVMPGDNVTITVSLINAIAMEKGLRFAIREGGRTVGAGQVTEILK, encoded by the coding sequence ATGGCAAAAGAAAAGTTTGACCGCAGTAAACCGCACTTAAACATCGGTACAATCGGTCACGTTGACCACGGTAAAACAACCCTTACCGCAGCTATCACCAAAGTTTTAGCTGATAAAGGTTTATCTGAGGCTCGTTCTTTCGATTCAATCGACTCAGCTCCTGAAGAAAAAGAGCGTGGTATCACCATCAACACAGCTCACGTTGAGTATTCTACAGCTAACCGTCACTATGCACACGTTGACTGTCCAGGTCACGCGGATTACGTGAAAAACATGGTTACTGGTGCTGCTCAGATGGACGGTGCTATCTTAGTAGTTGCTTCTACTGATGGTCCTATGCCTCAAACTCGCGAACACATCCTGTTAGCTCGTCAGGTAGGTGTACCTGCACTTGTTGTTTTCATGAACAAAGTTGACATGGTTGACGATCCGGAATTATTAGAACTAGTAGAAATGGAAATCCGTGAATTATTATCATTCTATGATTTCCCTGGAGACGATATCCCAGTTATTCAAGGTTCAGCTCTTGGTGGCTTGAATGCAGAACCAAAATGGGTAGATAAAATTATGGAGTTAATGGATGCTGTAGATAACTACATTCCAATCCCTCCACGTCTGACCGACCTTCCATTCTTGATGCCAGTTGAGGACGTGTTCTCAATCACTGGTCGTGGTACAGTAGCAACTGGCCGTATCGAGCGTGGTGTTATCAACTCTGGTGATCCGGTTGATATCTTAGGTATGGGTGCAGAAAACTTAAAATCAACTGTAACTGGTGTTGAGATGTTCCGCAAGATCCTTGACAGAGGTGAAGCTGGTGACAACGTAGGTTTATTGTTACGTGGTATTGAGAAAACTGATATCCGTCGTGGTATGGTTATCTGTAAACCAGGTTCAGTAACTCCTCACACAGATTTCAAAGCAGAGGTTTACGTATTATCAAAAGCTGAAGGTGGCCGTCACACTCCATTCTTCAATAAGTACCGTCCTCAATTCTATTTCCGTACAACTGACGTAACAGGTGAAATTTCACTTGCTGAAGGTGTGGAAATGGTTATGCCTGGTGACAACGTTACAATCACTGTATCATTGATTAACGCTATCGCTATGGAAAAAGGCTTACGTTTCGCTATCCGCGAAGGTGGTAGAACCGTAGGTGCAGGCCAGGTAACTGAAATTTTAAAATAA
- the hpf gene encoding ribosome hibernation-promoting factor, HPF/YfiA family — translation MKITVQSIHFTADKKLLDFIQKKADKLDQFYDKIISGEVYLKLENVEDESNKVVEIKCIIPGSQLFVKEKCKSFEEATDLAVEGLRRQIEKHKQKKAAAAETAAKVVLTVTELEDEF, via the coding sequence ATGAAAATTACAGTTCAATCAATTCATTTCACAGCCGACAAAAAATTATTAGATTTTATTCAGAAAAAGGCCGATAAGCTGGATCAGTTCTATGATAAAATCATAAGCGGCGAGGTTTATTTGAAACTGGAAAACGTAGAAGACGAATCGAACAAGGTTGTGGAGATTAAATGTATTATACCTGGCAGTCAGTTGTTTGTAAAGGAGAAGTGCAAAAGTTTTGAAGAAGCAACAGACCTGGCGGTTGAAGGGTTGCGCCGCCAAATAGAAAAACATAAGCAGAAAAAGGCTGCAGCCGCAGAAACTGCTGCAAAAGTAGTGCTTACTGTAACAGAATTAGAAGACGAATTTTAA
- a CDS encoding tyrosine-type recombinase/integrase yields MQIVFMFLERFIQYIQHEKRYSAHTVIAYRHDLEQFYAFLDPAIQLQDISHHDIRNWMVSLMEDKNSSRTINRKIATLRKYFKFLLGEKLIETNPASRVQTPKISKHLPVVVEEDKLSGLLDSEDAFTTDFEGVRDKLVIEMLFGTGMRLAELLGVSETDYDLYNGTIKVLGKRNKERLVPVNAQLKTLIAEYLELKKSKIFDNKSLRLIVTNKGADAYPKLIYLIVHKYLSAISTQQKRSPHILRHTFATTLLNNGADLNAIKELLGHANLSATQIYTHNSVERLKSIYKLAHPKA; encoded by the coding sequence GTGCAAATAGTTTTTATGTTTTTAGAGCGGTTCATACAATATATCCAGCACGAAAAGCGCTACTCGGCGCATACGGTAATCGCTTACCGGCACGACCTGGAACAATTTTATGCTTTTCTTGATCCTGCTATTCAGCTGCAGGATATTTCGCATCATGACATCCGCAACTGGATGGTATCCTTAATGGAAGATAAAAACTCCTCCCGTACCATTAACCGCAAAATTGCAACCCTTCGTAAGTATTTTAAATTTCTGTTAGGGGAGAAGCTTATTGAAACTAATCCGGCCTCAAGGGTACAAACACCTAAAATTTCGAAACATCTGCCGGTAGTAGTGGAAGAAGATAAATTATCTGGATTGCTTGACAGCGAAGATGCGTTCACAACCGATTTTGAAGGTGTGCGTGATAAACTGGTTATCGAAATGCTGTTCGGTACAGGTATGCGTTTAGCCGAACTGTTAGGTGTTTCAGAAACCGATTATGACCTGTATAATGGTACAATTAAGGTGTTGGGTAAGCGTAACAAAGAGCGTTTGGTACCTGTAAATGCTCAATTAAAAACCTTAATAGCTGAGTATCTGGAGTTAAAAAAAAGTAAAATTTTTGATAACAAATCTTTAAGACTTATCGTTACTAATAAAGGAGCGGATGCATATCCGAAACTAATTTATTTAATAGTGCATAAATATTTGTCAGCCATATCAACCCAGCAAAAAAGAAGCCCTCATATACTGAGGCATACTTTTGCTACAACACTGTTGAATAACGGTGCCGACTTAAATGCGATTAAAGAGCTTTTGGGCCATGCTAACCTGAGCGCAACCCAAATTTATACCCACAATTCTGTGGAACGGTTAAAATCTATTTACAAACTAGCCCATCCAAAGGCTTAA
- the rpsU gene encoding 30S ribosomal protein S21: protein MIIVNVKDGESLDKALKRFKKKFEKTGVLRELRSRQAFEKKSVTRRHVVKHAIYKQGLNQDNA from the coding sequence ATGATTATAGTAAATGTAAAAGACGGCGAATCATTAGATAAAGCATTAAAACGCTTTAAAAAGAAATTCGAAAAAACAGGTGTATTACGCGAGCTTCGCAGTCGTCAGGCTTTCGAAAAGAAATCCGTAACCCGCCGCCACGTGGTGAAACATGCCATTTATAAGCAAGGTTTAAATCAAGACAACGCGTAA
- a CDS encoding adenine phosphoribosyltransferase, translated as MIDQQIKAAIRDIPDFPKPGIIFKDITPILKDPKLCDAVVDAFVQQLKNKRVDVVAGIESRGFLFGLSLACKLGVPFVPVRKAGKLPYSVNTKKYELEYGTATIELHTDAFEPGQHVLIHDDLLATGGTVTAARELIEEMGGKVAGFSFVVGLSFLNGRDKIAPLSDNIIVLAEY; from the coding sequence ATGATTGACCAGCAAATAAAAGCAGCCATAAGAGATATTCCCGATTTTCCGAAACCGGGAATTATTTTTAAAGATATTACCCCGATATTAAAAGATCCCAAACTGTGTGATGCCGTTGTTGATGCCTTTGTACAGCAACTCAAAAACAAGCGGGTTGATGTAGTTGCAGGGATAGAAAGCCGCGGCTTTTTGTTTGGTCTTTCACTTGCCTGCAAATTAGGTGTACCATTTGTGCCTGTGCGTAAGGCTGGTAAATTGCCCTACAGCGTTAATACAAAAAAGTATGAGCTTGAATACGGTACTGCAACCATAGAATTGCATACCGACGCTTTTGAACCAGGACAGCATGTGCTGATCCATGATGATCTTTTAGCAACCGGTGGCACAGTTACCGCTGCAAGAGAATTGATTGAGGAAATGGGTGGAAAGGTGGCCGGCTTTTCTTTTGTAGTTGGCTTAAGCTTTTTAAATGGCAGAGACAAAATAGCGCCGTTATCAGACAATATTATTGTACTTGCAGAATATTAG
- a CDS encoding glycoside hydrolase family 26 protein, which translates to MKHAAARLMVSFMFCTGIGYAQIPLSDTKATKETRALYSNLQKVQGKGVIFGHHDDTAYGIGWALKDSSDVKAVAGIYPALYGWDVAKMEHDSTNDINGVPFETQRKLIQEAYQRGGINTICWHMDNPVNGQNAWDTTQNSVKNILPGGPNNEEYKDYLKHVARYLKTLKGKDGEAIPVLFRPFHELTGGWFWWGAKTTTPQDFIALWQYTIDFLRKKQKLHHLVIVYSTADFNSEQEFLERYPGDGYVDVMGFDLYCTKNVDQYTDRLHKQLGILQTVADAHHKLMSIPETGYQGIPDTNWWTNVLLPQLVKFSKLSYIMTWRNATKEHFFAPYPGQVSAADFVRFSKSPNIIFQNRITPLNIYGKAMNE; encoded by the coding sequence ATGAAACATGCAGCCGCGCGTTTAATGGTGTCATTTATGTTCTGTACAGGTATTGGCTATGCACAAATACCTTTAAGCGATACCAAAGCGACTAAAGAGACACGGGCCTTGTACAGTAATTTGCAAAAAGTACAGGGAAAGGGTGTGATATTTGGCCACCATGACGATACTGCTTACGGTATTGGATGGGCGTTAAAAGATAGTTCGGATGTAAAGGCCGTTGCAGGTATTTATCCGGCTTTATATGGATGGGATGTGGCCAAAATGGAGCATGACAGCACCAACGATATCAACGGCGTTCCTTTTGAAACTCAGCGTAAATTGATACAGGAAGCTTACCAGCGCGGCGGTATCAATACCATTTGCTGGCACATGGATAACCCCGTAAACGGGCAAAATGCCTGGGACACCACACAAAACTCTGTGAAAAACATTCTGCCGGGCGGCCCCAATAATGAAGAATATAAGGATTATTTGAAGCATGTAGCCAGGTATCTTAAAACACTGAAAGGTAAAGATGGCGAAGCCATTCCGGTTTTGTTCAGGCCGTTTCATGAGCTCACGGGCGGCTGGTTCTGGTGGGGTGCTAAAACGACAACGCCGCAGGACTTTATCGCTTTATGGCAATATACCATTGATTTTCTGCGCAAAAAGCAAAAGCTTCATCATTTAGTGATTGTTTACTCAACCGCTGACTTTAATTCTGAACAGGAATTTTTAGAACGCTATCCGGGTGATGGTTATGTGGATGTGATGGGGTTTGATCTGTATTGCACTAAAAATGTAGATCAATACACCGACCGCCTCCATAAACAACTCGGTATTTTACAAACAGTGGCTGATGCACATCATAAACTAATGAGCATCCCTGAAACGGGTTATCAAGGCATACCCGATACCAACTGGTGGACCAATGTATTATTGCCGCAATTAGTAAAGTTTAGTAAGCTATCTTATATAATGACCTGGCGCAATGCCACTAAAGAGCATTTTTTTGCACCTTATCCCGGTCAGGTGAGTGCTGCTGACTTTGTCAGGTTCTCCAAAAGCCCTAACATCATATTCCAGAACCGTATAACGCCTTTAAACATCTACGGAAAAGCAATGAATGAATAA
- a CDS encoding MlaE family ABC transporter permease — protein sequence MDTPGTTAEPVKKRPNGFINSLKTTFTDLYKVCMFILRFFKEAFTPPYEFKELMRQCYEVGVRSLALITLTGFIVGMIFTKQSRPSLSEFGAQSWLPSLVSIAIMRALAPLVTALIIAGRVGSSIGAEIGSMRVTEQIDAMEVSGTHPFKYLVCIRVLATTISVPLLATYTAFVAMMGGYLNVHTNEGTSYSTFIEQAFEPLTYIDFESSLIKSIVFGFTVGMVGCYKGYNSSRGTEGVGKAANSAVVTGMFLVFIEEILIVQITGWFR from the coding sequence ATGGATACACCAGGAACTACAGCAGAACCGGTAAAAAAGCGGCCGAACGGGTTTATAAACAGCCTAAAAACTACTTTTACCGATCTGTATAAAGTATGCATGTTTATTCTTCGCTTTTTTAAAGAAGCGTTTACTCCCCCTTACGAATTTAAGGAACTGATGCGCCAGTGTTATGAAGTTGGCGTACGTTCACTTGCGCTGATCACTTTAACCGGCTTTATTGTGGGTATGATATTTACCAAGCAGTCGCGCCCGTCATTAAGCGAGTTCGGGGCACAATCATGGCTGCCCTCATTGGTGTCCATAGCCATTATGCGCGCCCTGGCACCGCTGGTTACGGCGCTAATCATAGCCGGGCGTGTGGGCTCGAGTATCGGTGCCGAAATAGGCTCAATGCGCGTTACCGAACAAATTGATGCTATGGAAGTATCAGGTACACACCCTTTTAAATACCTGGTTTGCATACGTGTGCTGGCTACCACCATATCGGTGCCGCTGCTGGCTACCTACACTGCATTTGTGGCTATGATGGGCGGATATTTAAATGTACACACCAACGAGGGTACCAGCTACAGCACTTTTATAGAGCAGGCTTTTGAGCCTTTAACGTATATAGACTTTGAGTCGTCGCTGATTAAATCTATCGTATTCGGCTTTACAGTAGGCATGGTAGGTTGTTATAAAGGCTATAACTCATCGCGCGGAACAGAGGGTGTTGGTAAAGCAGCCAACTCGGCCGTGGTGACAGGCATGTTCCTGGTATTTATAGAAGAAATTTTAATTGTACAGATAACCGGCTGGTTCAGATAG
- a CDS encoding ABC transporter ATP-binding protein: MAKPNTNIDYNNPVITIRGLKKSFGDNDVLRGVDLDLYQGENLVVLGRSGTGKSVLIKIISGLLTADSGEISVMGLNLDTLDDRQLRELRLKVGFSFQNSALYDSMTVRKNLEFPLVRNSKNLSRAEINNRIEMILDAVGLLQTINQMPSELSGGQRKRIGIARTLILQPDIMLYDEPTAGLDPITSIEINDLINEVQQRFHTSAIIITHDLTCAKATGDRIVMLLDGKFEREGSFEEVFNTDDERVKAFYNYNFIA; the protein is encoded by the coding sequence ATGGCAAAACCAAATACAAATATCGACTATAACAACCCGGTGATCACCATTCGTGGCCTTAAGAAATCTTTTGGTGACAACGATGTATTACGCGGTGTTGACCTTGACCTGTACCAGGGAGAAAACCTGGTAGTTTTAGGCCGATCCGGCACAGGTAAGTCTGTACTGATAAAAATTATTTCAGGGCTGCTTACTGCCGATAGCGGCGAAATAAGTGTAATGGGTTTAAACCTGGATACCCTTGACGACAGGCAACTGCGCGAATTGCGGTTAAAGGTGGGGTTCTCATTTCAGAACAGTGCGCTGTATGATAGTATGACAGTGCGCAAAAATCTGGAGTTTCCGCTGGTAAGAAACAGTAAAAACCTTAGCCGCGCAGAAATTAATAACCGTATTGAAATGATACTGGATGCGGTAGGGCTGCTGCAAACCATTAACCAGATGCCTTCAGAACTTTCGGGTGGACAGCGTAAGCGTATAGGGATAGCACGTACATTGATTTTACAGCCCGACATTATGTTATATGACGAACCAACCGCCGGCCTTGACCCTATTACTTCGATAGAGATCAATGACCTGATCAACGAGGTACAGCAACGGTTTCATACCTCGGCCATTATTATTACCCATGACCTTACCTGCGCTAAAGCTACCGGAGATCGTATTGTAATGCTGCTTGACGGAAAATTTGAGCGCGAAGGAAGTTTTGAAGAAGTGTTTAATACAGATGACGAACGCGTTAAAGCGTTTTACAACTATAATTTTATAGCGTAA
- a CDS encoding MlaD family protein, with product MDREENKKTIIVGIFIALGLVIFIVGVLTYGNQRKSFSNGVHISAVFNDVNGLMKGNNVWFSGVRVGMISNIKFVGISQVYVTMNIDKSAQQFIHSNAGARISSEGFIGNKLIVISGGTPQAPVIKDGDQLQVEQVMSTDDIMKTLQKNNQNLLAITTDFKTLSHKIIEGKGMVGQLMTDTVLSARFRAVIQNLDATTRNAARMAEQLNVYGAKLNSKDGFANKLATDTATFNHIQQAVAQLQKTTVTASEFAENLNRASNKLNSTDNALGVLLNDQKAAVKVQSTINYLQQSSVKLNDDLEAAQHNFLLKGFFKKRDKAKQDSIKEAEKQRKQ from the coding sequence ATGGACAGAGAAGAAAATAAAAAAACCATAATAGTAGGCATTTTCATAGCCCTTGGCCTTGTTATATTTATTGTAGGCGTACTTACTTATGGCAATCAGCGTAAAAGTTTTAGTAATGGCGTACATATCAGTGCTGTATTTAATGATGTGAACGGTTTGATGAAGGGAAACAACGTGTGGTTTTCGGGCGTGCGCGTAGGTATGATCAGCAATATCAAATTTGTAGGTATCTCGCAGGTATACGTTACCATGAACATTGATAAATCGGCGCAGCAATTTATACATAGCAATGCCGGTGCCCGTATCAGTTCTGAAGGCTTTATTGGTAATAAGCTAATTGTTATTTCAGGTGGTACGCCGCAGGCTCCTGTTATCAAAGACGGCGACCAGCTACAGGTTGAACAGGTGATGAGTACGGATGATATTATGAAAACGCTGCAGAAAAACAATCAAAACCTGCTTGCCATAACAACTGACTTTAAAACACTTAGCCATAAAATTATTGAAGGTAAAGGAATGGTTGGCCAGTTAATGACAGATACTGTACTATCAGCCCGGTTCAGGGCGGTTATACAAAACCTTGATGCTACCACGCGTAATGCAGCACGCATGGCCGAGCAGTTGAATGTATATGGGGCAAAGCTTAACTCAAAGGATGGTTTTGCTAACAAGCTGGCAACAGATACAGCCACTTTTAACCATATACAGCAGGCAGTTGCGCAATTACAGAAAACTACGGTCACTGCCAGCGAGTTTGCAGAAAACCTGAACCGTGCCAGTAATAAATTAAACAGCACCGATAACGCTTTAGGTGTATTGTTAAACGACCAGAAAGCAGCCGTTAAAGTACAGAGCACGATTAACTATCTGCAACAAAGTTCTGTGAAACTAAATGACGACCTTGAGGCTGCACAGCACAACTTTTTATTGAAAGGTTTTTTCAAGAAACGCGATAAAGCAAAACAAGATTCGATAAAAGAAGCAGAGAAGCAACGTAAACAGTAA